The stretch of DNA GGGAGTTGCATGCGTCGATGGATGCGAAGCGCACCGAGCTGTTGAGCTTCTCGGTGTCGACGCCATTTCAGAaactacagcagcagccggtaGCCTACCTATACGCCGCTGGAGCCGAAAGGTTCaccgacgatgacgacgacgacgacgacacgcCGAGGGCCGCCGGCGCCAtcgccagcggcgccaaCGACGTCAacagagcagcgacagcgaaggcAGAAACATGTTACGACGTCGTGGGACCCTCCATCGCCGTCAAGCAGcgcgcggtggcgatggccgAGGGCCTGTACACAGACCTTATCGCGACTCGAGCGAGAGCAcggtcagcagcggcgaagacGGAGGTGCCAACGTGCGAGCTGGGATACACTCTGAGGCCGTCCTACGTGCAGTCGCGTCTGCGCCGatcagcagcgcggcacggcagcagcagccagaaCGTCGGTATCGCTACCATCGTCTCGGACTGCTACTCCGCGTCGCTGGACGAGGGCATGAGTGGCACCACGCcgcacaccacagcagcaacgtcacCCATGACGGCGCACgcgtcagcgccgcgcaTGCACGGTCATCGCGGCAATGGCGTATCGGGGCCGCCATCGGAGCGCACCATCACGCGGTCCCCTCGTAACGAGAGCATCACCGGTgcggcaccgccagcggCGATAGAGGCGGCACTCACGGACGCCATCGCCTTTTCTCagtgcagcgacggcactGTTCGTCAGGGCAGCATCAcgtcggcaccgccgccagcccTCTCGCCGGCTGAACTCGGGAACGACATGGATGACACGGAAGAGGCGCGCAGccccgacggcggcggtgacggtgcccTGCCCAGGGAATTtcccactgctgccacggcTGGTGGGCAGGTCGAGTACCGCCAAAGTGGTCCCCCGCCtgcgtcaccgtcgcagaGCGGTACcaacgcgcagctgcggccaGACTCGCACCCCTCGCTAAGCCTACTCTACCGGACAGGTAACAGCACCGACTCGCCGACGCTTCTGCGCACCTGCGGTGATGGGGgtggcagcaccgtcgctggTGGTAGCAActacagcggcggcgaatGGCATCGGGGGCATCCTCGGCATGTGCGCGACGCCAAACACACCCCTCACCAAAGTCCCCGCAGTCAGAGGAAGTGCGGGTACATGAGCTACGATgcacaacaacagcaccagcagtcGCCCACGGCGTGCCGTCTGCCGGCGGAGTCGAAGGAGACGCGGGTGTAtgcggtgcgcgtgcgccgcctcttcaccAATGCGGACGCGTCGCTGCTCAAGTGCGCTGAGCCGAAGCGGCATGCGATACCGGTGATGCTGCCACCGGACTGGCAGCCCAACTGTTGACTGCATCCAGATATATCGCTGCGTCCCTGGGCCCTTCTTTGCTTTTTCTCGCGCGTACCTTCTCTGGGGTGCTCGCACATGTCTCGCTTCTCgcgtggaggggaggggggcgggcgaTCGCTGCTTCGAACCGCCGACACCGTGGCGCTTAACGGGGGGGNNNNNNNNNNNNNNNNNNNNNNNNNNNNNNNNNNNNNNNNNNNNNNNNNNNNNNNNNNNNNNNNNNNNNNNNNNNNNNNNNNNNNNNNNNNNNNNNNNNNNNNNNNNNNNNNNNNNNNNNNNNNNNNNNNNNNNNNNNNNNNNNNNNNNNNNNNNNNNNNNNNNNNNNNNNNNNNNNNNNNNNNNNNNNNNNNNNNNNNNNNNNNNNNNNNNNNNNNNNNNNNNNNNNNNNNNNNNNNNNNNNNNNNNNNNNNNNNNNNNNNNNNNNNNNNNNNNNNNNNNNNNNNNNNNNNNNNNNNNNNNNNNNNNNNNNNNNNNNNNNNNNNNNNNNNNNNNNNNNNNNNNNNNNNNNNNNNNNNNNNNNNNNNNNNNNNNNNNNNNNNNNNNNNNNNNNNNNNNNNNNNNNNNNNNNNNNNNNNNNNNNNNNNNNNNNNNNNNNNNNNNNNNNNNNNGGGGTTGTCCCGttcgtctcttcttctcgtacTTCGTGCGCTATCCTGCGCTGAGATGTAAATACACGTAGAaaccccctcttcccctctccctcccccccccccttcatgGGCCTCCCCTCTACTCGACCTCCACGGCGCTGCCCGTTGTCCccgtcccctcctccccccccctcagtttggaggagaggcggggggCGGAACAGGGTTGAAAggccacagagagagagacacacatatacacactGGAGGAtgcggggagagagcaggacTAGTGCCGTGCGGGCGCTTGGTTGGTATAGTAGCCGTTCTTGTTCGTGGCGACTGAGCTCACTTGGTGCACTTTCCGAGGCGGCGGCCTTCGACGTTCTTGGTGTGACTGCGAAAGGcgggtggcagtggtggtcaGTGGTTGGTAGTGCATCACGTCGTTCTGCAGCGTCCCTTGttgcatgcatgcatgtgtgtgtgtgggggggtgtggtgtgtgcgctgtCCCTCTTCGACTGCCTCTGCTCACATCACCTCGCTCGCCTCTTGACGACCTCGAGGGCGCAAccgccccgccccaccccacccccctgcACTCAACCATGCCTCGTTTCATccggccacacacacaccggcaaAGAGGCAGACCACCGCCTCTTTCGGGTGTCTTCCCCTGTGAATGAGGGCTCTCTCGACTCCTTTTTACGCCGCCGCGCGTGGACGAACCAAAGCGATCGAAatgcacgcgcacgtgcgagGGAAAGTGAGGTGTGCGGAGTgcggggaaagggaaaagtgAAAGGCATTTTTCTccctgtctgtgtgtgcaaGCCTGCGTGTGGGCGGGAGGCAAAAGCTGAGCGCAGTGGAGGCAGCacggcccccctcccccgcattCCCACCAACGTGTGTACCAGGCAAACAGGCCCGCTGCGTATTTTGTTTGGCTCTGCTCAGCCACGACATCTCCCTCTCGCACCGTCGCGAAGCCGCTCAtcccaccccctcccgctcctcttcctcatccgttctctctttctctcgcaccGATCTCCGCCTTgcggcacgtgcgcacagATCTATTCCCAAGTCCTCCAGCCTGATCGCGTGTTGAGTCACGAGGAGCGAACGCACGAGAGGGGCACGCCAATCATGGCGAAGACCAGCGCCAGCCACGCAATGCACCCGCCAAATGCcatcgccgcggccgccaccaACACGAGCGCAGCAACGACCCCGACGCCGTCGTTTCTCGTCTACCCCGTCCCCAGTATCGCCGATGAGTCTTTTCTGCAGCTCATCTTCCGCAACACCGTGAAGCGCAGTCTCTTCCTCGGATTCGGCCGCGGTCGCTTTGCCGTGACGGAATTGACGAGCGCGACGGTGgccgcggaggtggaggccATCATCCATAAGGCGGCAGTAGCAGCCGTGGGTCAGCAAGACAGTGTTGTTGCTCCTCGAGACGCAAACGGTACGGCCGCAGAAGTGGAAGCAACGCACAGCGCTCTCGAGCGAATGGCCGATGACGATGCGCTTGAGCACATGGCCCTGGCAGACCTCTTCGCGCCCCCACCCCGATCACCCTCACATGcctctgcgtctgtgcacCGGCAGGAGCACcagccgagcagcagcagcaccaacggcagcggcagcgcagcagctggggGGGAGTCGAATGACTTCAGCCACATTCCATATCTCGTGTGGCGTGACAAGCCCGTGCACGTCGTGGTGAGCGGAGTGCGGGTGGAAGACTTCtacagcagtggcggcgtcgTTCCGGTGCATCACGTGAAGCGCTCcgccgacgaggaggggaagtGCAACAGCAAACCAAAAAGGCCGAGCACCGTCAAGCGCCCTCGCGAGGACGGCGCGGACTCGACCGccgagctgccgccgtcgtcgtcgcgggCAGCAAATCGACGTGCTGTAGTGGCGAATGCAGCGATgatagcagcagctgctgctacggCGCCCAAGTCTCTATTTCCAAAGAACTGCTGCCAGAAGTGCGGTAGCGCTGATCACTTCACACGTCactgcgacggcagcggtgccgccacgGGTCCGTCTGCGTCTGCAGCCGCCGACGCTGACACAGGATCGCCGAGGACGAGCTCAGCCACGGCGGCACTGCCCTTCCCCGCAGTGGCGAAGACGACGGTGGTGTCGAGCTTTCCAAAGAACTGCTGCCAGAAGTGCGGTAGCGCTGATCACTTCACACGTCACTgtacaagcagcagcagcagcaacagcgcgaGTGTCTCCGCGGTGCCCAGCTCTTTCGTGACCGCGCACGCGAACAAGAAGCCGGATCGCGAGGCCTTCTCCGCGACGGTGGTCgcgtcgacgccgctgccggcgaaGACGAAGGCGAAGGCCGTTGTGCAGCGTACCTCGAAGGACCAGTGCAGGTACTGCGGCTCCGAGGCGCATCTCTCCCGCCACTGCCCGAGTAAGAGCCAGTGAAGCGGCGGAGGGCTGCGCTGTGGTTCTTGCGGTCGATCTGTGATGGGGTGATCAGCGataggagggggggtgggggagaggggaggcgtgtgtaggcggtgctgcagcgccgctccacgAGGATGgcagccctccccctcctctcccggTGAGCCTCCCTTAagggggggagtgtgtgGACCCAATGCCACCGTGCTCCGTGCTCGATGCGACACAAGTAAGCCATCCGCGCACGCATCGCACACGCTCTCTCACACGATCGAACAGCATGGCgctggagggaggggggtgcctGGCACAGGGAGACCCACAGGCGCGCCCTGGAGGAACGCGAGATCGTGTCCGCGCGGTTGACAGCCTCTCCAACCCCCCTCTTTCACACTCTCACCCAAAAGGCGTTTGTGGCCGAcatcgccgcctccatcCCCACCCCTGGTGAcggcccctctcccccgtgTGCATATGACGACTACGATCGCCTCTTAACAACAGTAATAAGCCTGATAGCGCGCACCCGCGCTACACTgcaaagcgaagaagaggattCGGAGTGATGCAGCAGTGGAGTGCGTGCTGTCCTCCTCACCACGACAAGCACACAACGCCGCaacgcccctccctccctctctctctctcatcttGCCGAGCTTTGCCTAAAAGCACGTGACTCCTCCAGTCGTTGAGGGCGGCTCAGGAGGTGAGGAGAAGGACAAACAGAGGAGCGAAGCGACGAAGGCGAAGTCATCGGCGAAGCTGACGTGGCTGAGGTCCGCATGCACGTAGAGACGCGCATGCGTGAGTGTGTAATGTGTGTGAGGCTCTGCGTCCTCGTCTCCCTGCCCTTCTACcacttccttctccctccctccctcccccgcctctctgcctctcgctgTCCATCCCTGTCGTCTGCACGCGATGTTTCTCACAAGCAAAATCAAACGCCAAGCAGATCGTAgtgcgggtgtggggggACGTGTTGCGCCTCCCCTGCCATCCCACTCTCATCATCTCGCTTCCTGCGCATCGTTGGCGTAAAGGTGGACTCTTCGTGCGTGGCGAGCTCGCTTCAGAATGCCACCCCCGCTATggccatcctcctcctcctcctcctcccaccagcagcagctgccgtctACCCGCAAGCCACTCAGCATTGATGATGTCGCCATCGACTTCTCCGCCGTCgcggcgagcagcggcggcgcagcggctaCCGCGTCCGCCGCGCCTAGTGCAATCTCGAGTCTCCTCGACACTatggcagtgcagcagcaggggaaCGACGGGGATGCCCGGGATCAGAGCAGCGGCCGTCGCTACCGGGGCGTGTCGGACGTGCGCGCCTTCGACCCGGGCCTGCAAGGCGTCATGCAGCGGTACACCAGCAGGACCGCCGCGGCGGGCTCCGCTGGACGCAAGAAGACTCTCTTTGGggtgcagccgcaggcaccaccgcagcctTCCTCGGCTGCACACGCCGTCGAgccggcaccaccgccttcccTCGAGACTTCTCAAGCAGCGCTTGATTTCCTCGTGATGGCGCAGCCGCATCAGCAGACCTCCGCGGCGGCCTTGCGTCAGCGCTGTGACGCCTACCTGACGCAACTCCGCGTCTTTTGCCACCGTGGACGCACCGtggatggcgacggcgccagcaATACGCGTGCAGAGGGGCCGGCCACGACGTTCCCCGACGGGGGCAATGCGCAAACAAACTCGCTCTTGCGGCAACTCTTCGCCGACGGCGTCCCTGACATCGAGCCCTGGGACCGCTGGACCTCGACGATGCCGCgctacggcggcggcgcaccgatccaggcggcgcagctgaacATGGTGCATCACCCCGTGATCCCGGATACTCACTACACGCAGCACTACGAGTACCGTGACTTGGAGCAGCCAGTTATTCAGCGGGAATACAAGACCAAGGAGGAGTTGCGTGCTGAGCGGCGGGAGCGACTCAAAGCGAAACAGGCGAAGGCGCAGCAGGacaaggcagcagcagcctccgGTGCAGGCGTGTTGCCCGAATCGTCCAGTAGTAGCAGTGCTTCGATGCCTCTCACCTCGTCGGCGGCGAGTCGCCTCCTGCACGACCGGCTCTCCACAAAGAGCCTTGCCTTGAACCTCTTCGGGTCCAGTGTGCTGAACCCGCTGGCAACAGACacgaaggtgctgcagcagtacgaGCTGCGCCACTTAGAGCACCAGCGACGCAACCACGACCGCCACGTGGCCGCGTTGCCGGATCAGATTCTGAAGCGCGCGCGTGATCAGCGCCGTCACGCCATcgaggcaccgctgctgcgcgcctaCCGCGTTTTCCCGATTTTCTCCGCTGCCCACCTCGGCAAGCTGCGCAACTTCGCAAATGATAACCTGCTGCGTGGCTTTGTGCTGTACGTGggcggctgcgacgcgcTGATCGTCCTGGCTGGCGGCGAGGTGGCAATGCGGCATCTGGATCGGTGGATTCTGCACAAGATGGCGTGGGAGCACCCCGACACGCGCGccgtgcgcctctgcagcgtGCCCCTGATGGACGCCGAAAGCTTTTCGTTTCACCTCAAGAAGGCGCAAGGGCAGCTGTACAAGCGGACCAAGACGGtgggcagcaggagcggggTGGGTTTTGCCGACAAGCGCGACGACAGACTGGACAGCGCGGACGGCGATGACGCGACGGAGCCGGTCTTCATTAACATGGTACCCATCGTCGAGGAGGCAGAAGCGTTCCTCCGTCAACTGCCTGCGCCGTCGAGCCCGTGGTCGGActtgtgtggtgtgtggcgcgccgccttcttGCATGATGGACTTCAGCCCGTTACGGCTGAACACCACTAACAGTAGCAAACTAAGAGCGGTGAGACGGCGGTTGCGGTTGCGGttgcggggggagggggggggtactcCCCAAACACCCACTCACCTACACACATGTGGGACGCTGGCCTCTTGGGAGTGAAGGGCGGccttccagcagcagccgcattACCAGCAACAAGGTCAGTCGAAGCCGAGCCAGTCCCCTCTCTACCCTCCTCCTTACCACACTACCATGCCTTCCGAATGGCGTTCTCCAAGTACCTGTGATGCGTGGCTACCAGggcccccccttctccctccctcccccctcgccccgTTGGCACTACCCTCCACCCCAGTGATCCTCGGCGCCCTCATGAGGGATGGGGAGCTCATGCGCGATGGCGACGCTTTCTTGGCTTCCTCTACGTCTCAGCAGCCAGAACGGACAC from Leishmania panamensis strain MHOM/PA/94/PSC-1 chromosome 1 sequence encodes:
- a CDS encoding hypothetical protein (TriTrypDB/GeneDB-style sysID: LpmP.01.0540); this translates as MTSRANLDFFAPPLERRQCVRERMAQLRAPMYEWRRDFAESAFDAATGERRPLRRVFNPAAKEHPVAAHSVRAATRNADANAAYKEVEQSNNVPPPPPKQRWSRRQWSPQRTLGSGNAAATRAYSARPAAATVWEGAASGTTDRRHMWKQSGFTFAEDYFRKSAQVPMSQTHLGAAASEARRGVGRCGVYVPYLHDTILFCEPRQHPMKTRRSRPDGGDGTATAANELPPVHRASSAAGVVMAVTFNAAESRGWELHASMDAKRTELLSFSVSTPFQKLQQQPVAYLYAAGAERFTDDDDDDDDTPRAAGAIASGANDVNRAATAKAETCYDVVGPSIAVKQRAVAMAEGLYTDLIATRARARSAAAKTEVPTCELGYTLRPSYVQSRLRRSAARHGSSSQNVGIATIVSDCYSASLDEGMSGTTPHTTAATSPMTAHASAPRMHGHRGNGVSGPPSERTITRSPRNESITGAAPPAAIEAALTDAIAFSQCSDGTVRQGSITSAPPPALSPAELGNDMDDTEEARSPDGGGDGALPREFPTAATAGGQVEYRQSGPPPASPSQSGTNAQLRPDSHPSLSLLYRTGNSTDSPTLLRTCGDGGGSTVAGGSNYSGGEWHRGHPRHVRDAKHTPHQSPRSQRKCGYMSYDAQQQHQQSPTACRLPAESKETRVYAVRVRRLFTNADASLLKCAEPKRHAIPVMLPPDWQPNC
- a CDS encoding hypothetical protein (TriTrypDB/GeneDB-style sysID: LpmP.01.0550), whose amino-acid sequence is MAKTSASHAMHPPNAIAAAATNTSAATTPTPSFLVYPVPSIADESFLQLIFRNTVKRSLFLGFGRGRFAVTELTSATVAAEVEAIIHKAAVAAVGQQDSVVAPRDANGTAAEVEATHSALERMADDDALEHMALADLFAPPPRSPSHASASVHRQEHQPSSSSTNGSGSAAAGGESNDFSHIPYLVWRDKPVHVVVSGVRVEDFYSSGGVVPVHHVKRSADEEGKCNSKPKRPSTVKRPREDGADSTAELPPSSSRAANRRAVVANAAMIAAAAATAPKSLFPKNCCQKCGSADHFTRHCDGSGAATGPSASAAADADTGSPRTSSATAALPFPAVAKTTVVSSFPKNCCQKCGSADHFTRHCTSSSSSNSASVSAVPSSFVTAHANKKPDREAFSATVVASTPLPAKTKAKAVVQRTSKDQCRYCGSEAHLSRHCPSKSQ
- a CDS encoding hypothetical protein (TriTrypDB/GeneDB-style sysID: LpmP.01.0560), translating into MAVQQQGNDGDARDQSSGRRYRGVSDVRAFDPGLQGVMQRYTSRTAAAGSAGRKKTLFGVQPQAPPQPSSAAHAVEPAPPPSLETSQAALDFLVMAQPHQQTSAAALRQRCDAYLTQLRVFCHRGRTVDGDGASNTRAEGPATTFPDGGNAQTNSLLRQLFADGVPDIEPWDRWTSTMPRYGGGAPIQAAQLNMVHHPVIPDTHYTQHYEYRDLEQPVIQREYKTKEELRAERRERLKAKQAKAQQDKAAAASGAGVLPESSSSSSASMPLTSSAASRLLHDRLSTKSLALNLFGSSVLNPLATDTKVLQQYELRHLEHQRRNHDRHVAALPDQILKRARDQRRHAIEAPLLRAYRVFPIFSAAHLGKLRNFANDNLLRGFVLYVGGCDALIVLAGGEVAMRHLDRWILHKMAWEHPDTRAVRLCSVPLMDAESFSFHLKKAQGQLYKRTKTVGSRSGVGFADKRDDRLDSADGDDATEPVFINMVPIVEEAEAFLRQLPAPSSPWSDLCGVWRAAFLHDGLQPVTAEHH